A single region of the Lycium barbarum isolate Lr01 chromosome 2, ASM1917538v2, whole genome shotgun sequence genome encodes:
- the LOC132621336 gene encoding zinc finger BED domain-containing protein DAYSLEEPER-like codes for MNKMIFIAFVLDPRNKFVYVSFGLEELFREEVGKKVSKGVYDYMKSLFVEYLKNYSREFHHKSSPSASSSSQCSSDVSSSSDTSLRAKALRTKLQLKKQKEDFGCGGAKSELDKYISEEQEPEDECVEFKVLDWWKINAPRFPVLSELARDVLAIPISSVASECAFSTGGRILDPFRSSLTPKCVQSLICAQDWLREETKPVSVEENLEYLEQLELEIANSGRDPCIVDV; via the exons ATGAACAAAATGATTTTCATTGCTTTCGTGTTGGATCCTCGTAATAAGTTTGTGTATGTTAGCTTTGGGCTTGAAGAGCTATTTAGGGAGGAAGTAGGAAAGAAAGTAAGCAAAGGAGTGTATGATTATATGAAATCTTTGTTTGTAGAGTATCTCAAAAATTATTCAAGAGAATTTCATCATAAATCATCTCCATCTGCATCTTCTTCATCTCAATGCTCATCTGATGTATCTTCTAGTTCTGACACCTCTTTGAGAGCAAAAGCTTTGAGAACTAAGCTTCAGTTGAAGAAACAAAAGGAAGACTTCGGATGTGGGGGTGCTAAATCGGAGTTGGATAAATACATTAGTGAAGAACAAGAGCCTGAAGATGAATGTGTCGAGTTTAAGGTCTTAGATTGGTGGAAAATAAATGCTCCTAGATTTCCCGTGCTTTCGGAGTTGGCTCGTGATGTGTTGGCTATTCCGATTTCTAGTGTGGCATCGGAATGTGCATTTAGTACCGGTGGACGTATTCTTGATCCATTTAGAAGTTCATTGACTCCTAAATGTGTGCAATCTCTTATTTGTGCCCAAGATTGGCTTAGAGAAGAGACTAAACCCGTTAGTGTGGAAGAAAATTTGGAGTATCTTGAGCAACTTGAACTTG AGATAGCAAATAGTGGAAGAGATCCTTGCATTGTTGATGTTTGA